In Macadamia integrifolia cultivar HAES 741 chromosome 1, SCU_Mint_v3, whole genome shotgun sequence, a single window of DNA contains:
- the LOC122073589 gene encoding gamma-glutamyl peptidase 5-like, which yields MEGVGVDQKRYALLMAARDSDYVKKVYGGYFNVFKNAFADEGETWEMFSVVDGVFPDMDELNKYHGFVISGSPCDAYGNDPWVLTLCSLLRKLDSMGKKVLGICFGHQVLCRALGGKVERACGGWDLGLRKVSMVEDLPPCGFFNDLKEIPSTLTIIECHQDEVREVPMGAKVIAFSDQTGVEMFNLNHHILGIQGHPEYTKDILCNIIDRLANTNSIKKEFAELVKSRLEIAEPDRKFWLKICKNFLKSPMNLIMDSLS from the exons ATGGAAGGTGTTGGGGTTGATCAGAAGAGATATGCTCTACTGATGGCTGCAAGGGACTCTGATTATGTGAAGAAAGTTTATGGTGGATACTTTAATGTGTTTAAGAATGCATTTGCAGATGAAGGAGAAACATGGGAGATGTTCAGTGTTGTGGATGGAGTGTTCCCTGACATGGATGAGCTTAACAAGTATCATGGTTTTGTAATCAGTGGTAGCCCTTGTGATGCTTATGGGAATGACCCATGGGTCTTGACTCTTTGCTCTCTGCTGCGAAAACTGGACTCCATGGGTAAGAAGGTGCTTGGAATATGCTTTGGCCATCAG GTATTGTGCAGAGCATTGGGTGGGAAGGTTGAGAGAGCTTGTGGCGGATGGGATCTTGGGTTGAGAAAAGTGAGCATGGTGGAAGACTTACCTCCTTGTGGTTTCTTTAATGATTTAAAGGAAATTCCATCCACCCTGACCATCATTGAGTGTCATCAGGATGAGGTGAGGGAGGTCCCCATGGGTGCCAAGGTCATTGCCTTCTCAGACCAGACAGGAGTGGAGATGTTTAATCTTAACCACCACATATTAGGGATTCAAGGCCACCCTGAATACACTAAAGACATCTTATGTAATATCATTGATCGTCTTGCTAACACTAACTCTATAAAG AAGGAGTTTGCTGAGCTTGTGAAATCGAGATTGGAGATTGCCGAGCCAGATCGGAAGTTTTGGTTGAAGATTTGCAAGAACT
- the LOC122085505 gene encoding E3 ubiquitin-protein ligase MARCHF8 → MQLVSNYVQTEDVSETEPILNQSEIVCTSKESSSSCEIRLVVGDCSAAGDDRLSLDADERSNLVSADQPQCRICLDNGGEDLIAPCYCRGTQKYVHRSCLDHWRSTKEGFAFAHCTECRAVFILRANVPPDRWWLRLKFQLLVVRDHAFIFVVVQLVVAFLGMLVYKFYGEELREMFGYEEHPYGFYAMAVSAIVLVGLLYGFFIAIICGQRINERHYHVLAKQELTKEYVVEDREGNKNHTELDPSHITELRMLGLY, encoded by the exons ATGCAGCTGGTGTCAAATTATGTTCAAACCGAAGATGTTTCAGAAACAGAACCCATTCTTAATCAATCTGAAATTGTATGCACATCCAAGGAATCCTCATCATCATGTGAAATCAGACTAGTGGTTGGTGATTGTTCTGCAGCTGGGGACGATCGGCTGAGTCTTGATGCTGATGAACGTAGCAATCTAGTGAGTGCAGATCAGCCACAATGTCGGATTTGCCTTGATAATGGAG GCGAAGATCTGATAGCACCCTGCTATTGCAGAGGAACACAGAAGTATGTTCACCGATCATGTCTTGATCATTGGAGATCAACAAAG GAGGGCTTTGCTTTTGCCCATTGTACAGAGTGCAGAGCAGTATTTATTTTACGAGCAAATGTGCCTCCAGACCGCTGGTGGTTGAGATTGAAATTCCAACTTCTTGTTGTTAGGGACCATGCtttcatttttgttgttgttcagCTG GTTGTGGCATTCTTGGGTATGCTGGTGTACAAATTTTATGGGGAGGAATTGAGGGAAATGTTTGGTTATGAGGAACACCCTTATGGATTTTATGCAATGGCGG TGTCAGCTATTGTTTTGGTGGGATTGCTCTATGGGTTCTTCATAGCCATAATCTGTGGGCAGAGGATTAACGAACGGCACTACCATGTTCTGGCGAAACAAGAACTAACAAAG GAGTATGTCGTGGAAGATCGAGAAGGTAATAAGAATCACACTGAGCTTGATCCTTCCCACATAACAGAGCTAAGAATGTTGGGCCTCTACTGA
- the LOC122088717 gene encoding gamma-glutamyl peptidase 5-like, translating into MEDVGNDQKRYALLMAASDSDYVKKVYGGYFNVFKNAFADEGETWEMFSVVDGVFPDMDELHQYHGFVISGSPYDAYGNDPWVLKLCSMLQKLDSMGKKVLGVCFGHQVLCRALGGKVERACGGWDLGLRKVSMVEDLPPCGFFDGLKEIRSSLTIIECHQDEVREVPMGAKVIAFSDQTGVEMFHSIHPHHILGIQGHPEYTKDILCNIIDRLDNTNSIKKKFAELVKSRLEIAEPDRKFWLKICKNFLKSPMN; encoded by the exons ATGGAAGATGTTGGGAATGATCAGAAGAGATATGCTCTACTGATGGCTGCAAGTGACTCAGATTATGTGAAGAAAGTGTATGGTGGATACTTTAATGTGTTTAAGAACGCATTTGCAGATGAAGGGGAAACATGGGAGATGTTCAGTGTTGTGGATGGAGTGTTCCCTGACATGGATGAGCTTCATCAGTATCATGGTTTTGTAATCAGTGGTAGCCCTTATGATGCTTATGGGAATGACCCATGGGTCTTGAAGCTTTGCTCTATGCTTCAGAAACTAGACTCTATGGGGAAGAAGGTCCTTGGAGTATGCTTTGGCCATCag gTATTGTGCAGAGCATTGGGTGGGAAGGTTGAGAGAGCTTGTGGTGGATGGGATCTTGGGTTGAGAAAAGTGAGCATGGTGGAAGACTTACCCCCTTGTGGCTTCTTTGATGGTTTAAAGGAAATTCGATCCTCCCTCACCATCATTGAGTGTCATCAGGATGAGGTGAGGGAGGTCCCCATGGGTGCCAAGGTCATTGCCTTCTCAGACCAAACAGGAGTGGAGATGTTTCATTCTATCCACCCTCACCATATTTTAGGGATTCAAGGCCACCCTGAATACACAAAAGACATCTTATGTAATATCATTGATCGTCTTGATAACACTAACTCCATAAAG AAGAAGTTTGCTGAGCTTGTGAAATCAAGATTGGAGATTGCCGAGCCAGATCGGAAGTTTTGGTTGAAGATTTGCAAGAACTTTCTCAAGTCTCCCATGAATTAG
- the LOC122089695 gene encoding gamma-glutamyl peptidase 5-like yields the protein MEGVGDQKRYALLMAARDSDYVKKVYSGYFNVFKNAFADEGETWEMFSVVDGVFPDMDELHKYDGFVISGSPYDAYGNDPWVLKLCSMLQKLDFMGKKVLGICFGHQVLCRALGGKVERACGGWDLGLRKVSMVEDLPPCGFFDGLKEIPSTLTIIECHQDEVREVPMGAKVIAFSDQTGVEMFNLDHHILGIQGHPEYTKDILCNIIDRLANTNSIKKEFAELVKSRLEIAEPDRKFWLKICKNFLKSPMNLMTDSLS from the exons ATGGAAGGTGTTGGGGATCAGAAGAGATACGCTCTACTGATGGCTGCAAGGGACTCTGATTATGTGAAGAAAGTTTATAGTGGATACTTTAATGTGTTTAAGAACGCATTTGCAGATGAAGGAGAAACATGGGAGATGTTCAGTGTTGTTGATGGAGTGTTCCCTGACATGGATGAGCTTCACAAGTATGATGGTTTTGTAATCAGTGGTAGCCCTTATGATGCTTATGGAAATGACCCATGGGTCTTGAAGCTTTGCTCTATGCTTCAAAAACTGGACTTTATGGGGAAGAAGGTGCTTGGAATATGCTTTGGCCATCAG GTATTGTGCAGAGCATTGGGTGGGAAGGTTGAGAGAGCTTGTGGCGGATGGGATCTTGGGTTGAGAAAAGTGAGCATGGTGGAAGACTTACCCCCTTGTGGCTTCTTTGATGGTTTAAAGGAAATTCCATCCACCCTGACCATCATTGAGTGTCATCAGGATGAGGTGAGGGAGGTCCCCATGGGTGCCAAGGTCATTGCCTTCTCAGACCAGACAGGAGTGGAGATGTTTAATCTTGACCACCACATATTAGGGATTCAAGGCCACCCTGAATACACTAAAGACATCTTATGTAATATCATTGATCGTCTTGCTAACACTAACTCTATAAAG AAGGAGTTTGCTGAGCTTGTGAAATCGAGATTGGAGATTGCCGAGCCGGATCGGAAGTTTTGGTTGAAGATTTGCAAGAACTTTCTCAAGTCTCCCATGAATTTGATGACGGACTCCCTCTCTTAA